In Nocardia asteroides, a single genomic region encodes these proteins:
- a CDS encoding response regulator, with amino-acid sequence MRILLASPRDQVDEPVLARAPEVSELVVAKGRESLAAAAERGVRFDLVVADLHWGEHSCCANSAAKAQFDGFDVLDTVTRADRGARVLLRTTGAGRHYREEASLHPGVVGAVDGPGGDGALLRAVIGLANGVAAPKLSPPLSAPLCEHFRGRHGQTAGRMAVAVAAGLATDAATLARAARTAVNTANKVTTSYLGPIIRELGECDPELPLTVGAVYRWCGLNADYLLSWGRRNSHRDPSVPRGSAISCRDSLQFGRN; translated from the coding sequence ATGAGAATACTGCTCGCTTCCCCGCGAGATCAGGTGGACGAGCCGGTCTTGGCGCGAGCGCCGGAGGTGTCGGAGCTGGTGGTCGCGAAGGGGAGGGAGAGCCTCGCCGCCGCGGCCGAGCGCGGTGTTCGCTTCGACCTCGTCGTTGCCGATCTGCATTGGGGGGAGCACTCGTGCTGTGCGAATTCCGCAGCGAAAGCTCAATTCGATGGATTCGATGTGCTCGACACGGTGACCCGAGCCGACCGGGGCGCGCGCGTGCTGTTGCGCACCACGGGAGCGGGCCGCCACTACCGCGAGGAGGCGTCGTTGCATCCGGGGGTCGTCGGCGCGGTCGATGGTCCCGGCGGCGACGGAGCGCTGCTGCGCGCGGTCATCGGACTCGCGAACGGAGTAGCGGCGCCCAAGCTCTCGCCTCCGCTGTCGGCTCCGCTGTGTGAACACTTCCGAGGGCGGCACGGGCAGACCGCGGGCCGGATGGCGGTCGCCGTCGCCGCCGGGCTCGCTACCGATGCGGCGACACTGGCGCGCGCGGCCAGGACCGCCGTGAACACGGCGAACAAGGTGACCACCAGCTATCTCGGTCCGATCATCCGGGAACTGGGCGAATGCGATCCGGAATTGCCGCTCACCGTCGGCGCCGTCTATCGGTGGTGCGGGCTCAATGCGGATTATCTACTGAGCTGGGGAAGGCGCAACAGCCACCGGGACCCGTCCGTGCCCCGTGGTTCGGCAATTTCTTGCCGAGACTCCTTGCAATTCGGTCGGAATTGA
- a CDS encoding tetratricopeptide repeat protein: protein MTPRERFGTELRHWRTRRGLSQEKLGRLVHRDKSVISRIESGQRPVDAEFVAACEQELDAGGALLEVASTVEESGPVGPIPLRELGLPPLSALVGRDDLAAEIRRMLLTAPDTPGTGRVCVLHGMAGVGKTALALSVAHTVRDRYPDGCVYRDLGADTAGLRPTSPGDLLEWLLRHLQVDPGSIPAELDERAALFHGRTRDRRILLVLDNVSALDQVRAAIPSASGCAVLIITRQRFPSLEAAAHIELPLLSEQAAHQLLDRLVPAEGHPEDRADVVAEILRSCGGLPLAVRVAAGMYRRKKHLGLAGVLHQLNAGRLVDGERDVLGLLRASLPERGTPERRLFVLTALFPGQHLTPRTGAALHGGTERETGELLDLLWDRHLLMPGPGLSYRMHDLLRQLATDELGELPQLDRDAALRRLIARYLADADSADRVIAPRRNRFPLPADSPRGTRFHHRRAALDWLHTAEPVLLALAEAALQRGFDEYCWHLAHVLRGYFFLACRIDSWTALHAVALTAARRDGDEWWEATTRGNLGLAYAMGRRIDDAEEQYRTALRIFTDHGDQVSAAHNLGHLAWIAHLRGDYSSAVEQASAALTVYQRAQLPRNAAIMMREIGTSLTAAGRFGEAEQRLEAAIVAFRALDLEQDLAMALHELATLELTAGEPAAAATLFAEAKELAADCGARGAQARALRGLGDAEARTGRYPEAAEHLRAALTLIEELALPGAQEIRHRLKAMPPATPVRS, encoded by the coding sequence GTGACACCGAGGGAGCGGTTCGGCACCGAGCTGCGACACTGGCGCACGAGACGTGGCCTCTCCCAGGAGAAGCTGGGCAGGCTCGTCCATCGTGACAAATCAGTCATCAGCCGCATCGAATCCGGGCAACGTCCGGTCGACGCCGAGTTCGTCGCCGCGTGCGAACAGGAACTCGATGCGGGGGGCGCACTGCTCGAAGTGGCGTCGACCGTAGAGGAATCCGGCCCGGTCGGTCCGATACCGCTCCGAGAACTGGGGCTGCCGCCGCTGTCCGCACTGGTCGGCCGCGACGACCTGGCCGCCGAGATCCGACGGATGCTCCTCACCGCGCCGGATACGCCCGGTACCGGGCGGGTCTGCGTGCTGCACGGCATGGCGGGGGTGGGTAAGACCGCGCTGGCGCTGTCGGTCGCGCACACGGTGCGCGACCGATACCCGGACGGCTGCGTCTACCGCGATCTCGGTGCAGACACCGCCGGGTTGCGCCCGACGAGCCCCGGCGATCTGCTGGAGTGGCTGTTGCGGCACCTGCAGGTCGATCCCGGCTCGATCCCGGCCGAGCTGGACGAACGCGCCGCGTTGTTCCACGGCCGCACCCGGGACCGGCGAATCCTCCTCGTCCTGGACAACGTCAGCGCACTCGACCAGGTGCGCGCGGCGATTCCATCGGCGAGCGGATGTGCGGTGCTGATCATCACCAGGCAGCGCTTCCCGTCTCTGGAGGCGGCCGCGCACATCGAGCTGCCGCTGCTCTCCGAGCAGGCGGCGCACCAGCTGCTCGACCGGCTGGTGCCCGCGGAGGGACACCCGGAGGACCGAGCCGATGTGGTGGCGGAGATTCTCCGCAGTTGCGGCGGACTCCCGCTCGCCGTCCGGGTCGCGGCCGGAATGTACCGGCGCAAGAAGCATCTCGGATTGGCCGGGGTGCTGCACCAGCTCAACGCCGGGCGGCTCGTCGACGGCGAGCGCGACGTGCTCGGGCTGCTGCGCGCCTCGCTGCCCGAGCGGGGCACGCCGGAGCGAAGGCTTTTCGTGCTCACCGCGCTCTTCCCCGGCCAGCACCTCACCCCGCGCACCGGCGCCGCGCTGCACGGCGGCACCGAGCGCGAGACGGGGGAGCTGCTGGATCTCCTCTGGGACCGCCACCTGCTCATGCCGGGGCCCGGCCTGAGCTACCGGATGCACGATCTGCTCCGGCAGCTGGCCACCGACGAACTCGGCGAGCTACCGCAACTCGACCGGGACGCCGCACTGCGCCGGCTGATCGCCCGCTACCTGGCCGACGCCGACAGCGCCGATCGGGTGATCGCCCCTCGCCGGAACCGCTTCCCGCTGCCCGCTGACAGTCCGCGCGGCACCCGATTCCACCACCGCCGGGCGGCGCTGGACTGGCTGCACACCGCTGAGCCCGTTCTGCTCGCGCTGGCCGAGGCCGCGCTCCAGCGCGGGTTCGACGAATACTGCTGGCACCTGGCCCACGTACTGCGCGGCTACTTCTTCCTCGCCTGCAGAATCGACTCGTGGACGGCGCTGCACGCGGTCGCGCTCACCGCCGCACGCCGCGACGGCGACGAATGGTGGGAAGCGACCACCCGCGGCAATCTCGGGCTCGCGTACGCGATGGGCAGGCGCATCGACGACGCCGAGGAGCAGTACCGGACGGCGCTGCGGATCTTCACCGACCACGGCGACCAGGTGTCGGCGGCGCACAACCTGGGCCACCTCGCCTGGATCGCGCACCTGCGCGGTGACTACTCGTCCGCCGTCGAGCAGGCGAGCGCCGCGCTCACGGTCTATCAGCGCGCTCAACTCCCCCGCAATGCCGCCATCATGATGCGCGAGATCGGTACCTCGCTCACTGCGGCGGGGCGCTTCGGCGAAGCCGAGCAACGCCTGGAAGCGGCCATCGTCGCGTTCCGCGCGCTCGACCTGGAGCAGGACCTGGCCATGGCGCTGCACGAGCTGGCGACGCTGGAGCTGACGGCAGGCGAACCGGCCGCGGCCGCGACGCTGTTCGCCGAGGCGAAGGAACTCGCCGCGGACTGCGGCGCACGCGGTGCGCAGGCGCGGGCACTGCGCGGACTGGGCGATGCCGAGGCTCGCACGGGCCGATACCCGGAGGCGGCCGAGCATCTACGCGCCGCGCTGACGCTGATCGAGGAGCTCGCGTTGCCCGGCGCTCAGGAGATCCGACATCGGCTGAAGGCCATGCCCCCGGCGACACCGGTACGGAGCTGA
- a CDS encoding SEFIR domain-containing protein — protein MTDVPGGAAAPRVFVSYTHDDEQHVEAVRRFSVFLAETCGLDMQMDRWDLDRRRDWSLWARAQLAAADYVLIVASPLCRRVGDGRAGNLDNRGMQSELSLIRELLHTDRETWTAKLLPVVLPGHTPDELPLFLQPQTADHYIITDLTIEGADDLLRVLTAQPYDRRPDVAARLVHLPQRAAAPAAPRETITKGTGMRDNADPRRNSERDSRSARPDPWIKQELRTGTITAGKSVRINNSATIVNYARRKPLVVLAAIAALVVVGFLLVRAVGGDSDTGAGTSTGPVPASNVAGNGIQPSAAARSDAVTVDPDAVVGTWSPTDGSDPKTFTGNGSRCEGFYYNAGKPLDIGGPAYCVLSSKPDAQNRYSLMVTQSVNRAVYSVAFSDEDTATVYDSSGSALYSMSRF, from the coding sequence ATGACCGACGTCCCGGGTGGCGCCGCGGCGCCGCGCGTCTTCGTCTCCTACACCCACGACGACGAGCAGCATGTCGAGGCCGTGCGCCGATTCAGTGTCTTCCTGGCCGAGACCTGCGGGCTCGACATGCAGATGGATCGCTGGGATCTCGACCGGCGGCGCGACTGGTCGCTCTGGGCCCGCGCCCAGCTGGCCGCGGCCGACTACGTGCTGATCGTCGCCTCGCCGCTGTGCCGCAGGGTCGGCGACGGCCGAGCGGGCAATCTCGACAACCGTGGCATGCAATCCGAGCTGTCGCTCATCCGCGAACTGCTGCACACCGACCGCGAGACATGGACCGCCAAACTGCTCCCCGTCGTCCTGCCCGGACACACTCCCGACGAACTGCCGCTCTTCCTGCAACCGCAGACCGCGGACCACTACATCATCACAGATCTGACGATCGAGGGGGCAGATGACCTGCTCCGTGTGCTGACCGCGCAGCCGTACGACCGCCGCCCGGACGTCGCCGCCCGGCTCGTCCACCTCCCGCAACGGGCAGCCGCGCCCGCCGCTCCCCGCGAGACCATCACGAAAGGTACGGGTATGCGCGACAACGCCGATCCGCGCAGGAACTCGGAGCGGGACAGCCGGTCCGCCCGCCCGGACCCGTGGATCAAACAGGAGCTTCGGACCGGCACGATCACCGCGGGCAAGTCGGTGCGGATCAACAACAGCGCCACGATCGTCAACTATGCCCGCCGCAAGCCCCTGGTCGTGCTCGCAGCGATAGCCGCCCTCGTGGTCGTCGGCTTCCTGCTCGTCCGGGCGGTCGGCGGCGACAGCGACACCGGTGCCGGGACGAGTACCGGACCGGTTCCCGCGAGCAATGTCGCCGGGAACGGGATCCAGCCGTCCGCTGCCGCCCGCTCCGACGCCGTCACCGTCGATCCCGACGCCGTCGTCGGCACCTGGTCACCGACCGACGGCTCGGATCCCAAGACCTTCACCGGCAACGGCAGCCGCTGCGAGGGCTTCTACTACAACGCGGGCAAGCCGCTGGATATCGGCGGGCCCGCCTACTGCGTCCTCTCGAGTAAGCCGGATGCCCAGAATCGGTACAGTCTGATGGTCACCCAGAGCGTCAACCGCGCTGTGTACAGCGTCGCCTTCTCCGACGAGGACACGGCCACGGTATACGACTCCTCCGGCTCCGCCCTCTACAGCATGAGCCGCTTCTGA
- a CDS encoding LamB/YcsF family protein, whose translation MRVHLDTDIGEGFGVWGNHDESALMAQVSAANIACGFHAGDPDILRRTTALAAELGVSIGAQVSYRDLAGFGRRFIDVARPTLVNEIVYQIGALLAFARIAGTEVTYVKAHGALYNVAAEHVEQAAAIVEAVELVDPGLALLCQYDTEVWNRARERGIATIAEVFVDRGYTAEGRLVSRGHPAALVTDVEEAARRALTMVTERRVRAVDGETVAIAPDDATALALCVHSDTPGALEMATATGAMLRANGFAPAPIG comes from the coding sequence ATGCGAGTGCACCTGGACACCGATATCGGCGAGGGCTTCGGCGTCTGGGGCAACCACGACGAGTCCGCGCTCATGGCGCAGGTCTCGGCGGCCAATATCGCCTGCGGCTTCCACGCGGGCGACCCCGACATCCTGCGCCGCACCACCGCGCTCGCCGCCGAGCTCGGCGTCTCCATCGGCGCGCAGGTCTCCTACCGGGACCTGGCCGGGTTCGGGCGGCGCTTCATCGACGTCGCCCGCCCGACGCTGGTCAACGAGATCGTCTACCAGATCGGCGCGCTCCTGGCCTTCGCCCGGATCGCGGGCACCGAGGTCACCTACGTGAAGGCGCACGGCGCGCTCTACAACGTGGCCGCCGAGCACGTCGAGCAGGCGGCGGCCATCGTGGAGGCGGTGGAGCTGGTCGATCCCGGGCTGGCGCTGCTGTGCCAGTACGACACCGAGGTGTGGAACCGGGCCCGCGAGCGCGGGATCGCCACCATCGCGGAGGTCTTCGTCGACCGCGGCTACACCGCCGAGGGGCGGCTGGTGTCGCGCGGGCACCCGGCGGCGCTGGTCACCGATGTCGAGGAGGCCGCCCGGCGGGCGCTGACCATGGTGACCGAGCGCCGGGTGCGCGCGGTCGACGGCGAGACGGTGGCCATCGCGCCGGATGACGCCACCGCGCTGGCGCTCTGCGTGCACAGCGACACCCCCGGCGCGCTGGAGATGGCGACGGCCACCGGGGCGATGTTGCGCGCGAACGGTTTCGCCCCGGCCCCGATCGGCTGA
- a CDS encoding cupin domain-containing protein, giving the protein MDMLPVDRGTAECWQLGTDRITVLATCAQTRGHLFAVEIRMPPGGGPPVMHRHEPSEVYYVLEGEFTFYVGESGAVRRHRAGPGAVVPLAGGTPHTVRNETDSDAVAFVVHTPGAAMEGFSRAAAAMAEKAPPSMEQVLALAERHGIELLGPVPSGV; this is encoded by the coding sequence ATGGACATGCTACCTGTCGATCGCGGCACCGCTGAGTGCTGGCAGCTCGGCACCGACCGGATCACCGTGCTCGCCACCTGCGCGCAGACTCGCGGGCACCTCTTCGCCGTGGAGATCCGGATGCCGCCCGGCGGTGGCCCGCCGGTCATGCACCGGCACGAGCCCAGCGAGGTCTACTACGTGCTGGAGGGGGAGTTCACCTTCTACGTCGGCGAGTCCGGCGCGGTGCGCCGACATCGGGCGGGGCCGGGGGCGGTGGTGCCGCTGGCCGGTGGCACTCCGCACACCGTTCGGAACGAGACCGATTCCGACGCGGTGGCTTTCGTCGTGCACACGCCGGGGGCGGCGATGGAGGGGTTCAGCCGCGCCGCCGCGGCGATGGCCGAGAAGGCGCCGCCGAGCATGGAGCAGGTGCTCGCGCTGGCCGAGCGGCACGGCATCGAACTGCTCGGGCCGGTGCCGAGCGGCGTCTGA
- a CDS encoding MarR family winged helix-turn-helix transcriptional regulator: MSTARPITAGRPRPSNTAVLLRDAFTALNDLALARLAATGHGGVRAAHSAVFQHLDDTGTTVSALAERAGMTKQAMAELVTHLETNGYLTREPDPNDRRAKLVVPTARGREVVTIAQSTIPALEHSLAELLGAERHAQLRTALRAIIDSAGREHPAANSPEPG; the protein is encoded by the coding sequence ATGTCTACCGCCCGGCCCATCACCGCGGGCCGCCCCCGCCCGTCCAACACCGCGGTCCTGCTGCGCGACGCCTTCACCGCGCTCAACGACCTCGCGCTCGCCCGCCTCGCCGCCACCGGACACGGGGGGGTACGGGCGGCGCACAGCGCCGTCTTCCAGCACCTGGACGACACCGGCACCACCGTGAGTGCCCTGGCCGAGCGGGCCGGAATGACCAAGCAGGCCATGGCCGAGCTGGTCACCCACCTCGAGACCAACGGCTACCTCACCAGGGAGCCGGACCCGAACGACCGCCGCGCCAAACTCGTCGTGCCCACCGCCCGCGGCCGCGAAGTCGTGACGATCGCCCAGTCCACGATCCCGGCGCTCGAGCACTCCCTGGCCGAGCTGCTCGGCGCCGAACGGCACGCACAACTCCGGACCGCCCTGCGCGCCATCATCGACAGCGCGGGCCGCGAGCACCCCGCCGCGAATTCGCCGGAGCCGGGGTGA
- a CDS encoding GlsB/YeaQ/YmgE family stress response membrane protein, giving the protein MLGLGILGWIIIGGLAGWIASKIMKTDAQQGILLNIVVGVIGGLLGGFLLKVLGVDVEGGGLWFSFFTCLGGAVILLFLVNLVTGRRNAVR; this is encoded by the coding sequence ATGCTCGGTCTCGGAATCCTCGGCTGGATCATCATCGGTGGCCTGGCGGGCTGGATCGCCAGCAAGATCATGAAGACCGATGCCCAGCAGGGCATCCTGCTCAACATCGTCGTCGGCGTGATCGGCGGCCTGCTCGGCGGTTTCCTCCTGAAGGTGCTCGGCGTCGACGTCGAGGGCGGGGGGCTGTGGTTCAGCTTCTTCACCTGCCTCGGCGGCGCGGTCATCCTGCTGTTCCTGGTCAACCTGGTCACCGGCCGCCGCAACGCGGTGCGGTAA
- a CDS encoding RDD family protein, whose protein sequence is MTYEPAPFFRRLAARILDLAFCLVLTFVVAIPVGLVVLPVAAAAGESAEDAVLTFGVWVCYFIAYVGLEVFLLMRRDGQTLGKGLLGLRVVPAGEWARPQLAPGPATIRMLIIFLPFVFMSLSGSYPESALLDGIALAGVFVSLVSLVLAALPGRRRAVHDLAARSRVVRAPRRKIELKKDLLMTLPGKVELSKRS, encoded by the coding sequence ATGACCTACGAACCCGCCCCGTTCTTCCGGCGCCTCGCCGCCAGGATCCTCGATCTCGCCTTCTGCCTGGTCCTCACCTTCGTGGTGGCGATACCGGTGGGGCTGGTGGTCCTTCCGGTGGCGGCAGCGGCAGGCGAATCCGCCGAGGATGCCGTGCTCACCTTCGGTGTCTGGGTGTGCTACTTCATCGCCTACGTAGGGCTCGAGGTGTTCCTGCTGATGCGTCGGGACGGCCAGACGCTGGGCAAGGGGCTGCTGGGGCTGCGGGTCGTGCCTGCGGGGGAGTGGGCGCGGCCGCAGCTGGCGCCGGGACCGGCGACCATCCGCATGCTGATCATCTTCCTCCCCTTCGTCTTCATGTCGCTGTCCGGCTCCTACCCCGAATCGGCGCTCCTCGACGGAATCGCCCTGGCCGGGGTCTTCGTCTCGCTCGTCAGCCTGGTGCTCGCGGCGCTCCCCGGCCGGCGCCGAGCCGTGCACGACCTGGCCGCGCGGAGCCGCGTGGTGCGGGCACCCCGGCGAAAGATCGAGCTGAAGAAGGATCTGCTGATGACGCTGCCCGGCAAGGTGGAGCTGAGCAAGCGTTCCTGA
- a CDS encoding response regulator, with protein MRVAIADDDVLLREGLASLLGTAGFEVVGRAGDAEQLLRVVAAERPDLALVDIRMPPTHTAEGLDAALRIRREFPETAILVLSAHVDVDQALELLDGGKGIGYLLKSRVTDVSDFVETVHRIANGASVIDPALVRELVAARRRDDPLEALSAREREVLTLMAEGLSNSGIGRRLWISEGTVEKHVRSILTKLDLTETPDDHRRVRAVIIFLDATT; from the coding sequence ATGCGCGTAGCCATCGCCGACGACGACGTCCTCCTGCGCGAGGGCCTCGCGAGCCTGCTCGGCACAGCGGGTTTCGAGGTCGTCGGCCGGGCGGGCGACGCCGAGCAACTCCTCCGCGTCGTCGCGGCCGAACGCCCCGACCTCGCCCTGGTCGACATCCGCATGCCCCCGACGCACACCGCCGAGGGCCTAGACGCCGCCCTGCGCATCCGCAGGGAGTTCCCCGAGACCGCGATCCTCGTCCTGTCGGCGCACGTCGACGTGGACCAGGCCCTGGAGCTGCTCGACGGCGGCAAGGGCATCGGCTACCTGCTCAAGAGCCGGGTCACCGATGTGAGCGACTTCGTCGAGACCGTGCACCGGATCGCCAACGGCGCGTCGGTGATCGACCCGGCCCTGGTGCGGGAGCTCGTCGCCGCCCGGCGCAGGGACGACCCGCTCGAGGCGCTCAGCGCACGCGAGCGCGAGGTGCTGACGCTGATGGCCGAGGGGCTGTCGAACTCCGGCATCGGCAGGCGGCTGTGGATCAGCGAGGGCACGGTGGAGAAGCACGTGCGCAGCATCCTGACCAAGCTCGACCTCACCGAGACCCCCGATGATCACCGCCGGGTGCGGGCCGTCATCATCTTCCTCGACGCGACCACCTGA
- a CDS encoding response regulator has protein sequence MNDPYPARCLIVDDNPTFCAKARSLLEDGGIAVVGTASSLRDAVALVRSARPDLALVDIDLGAESGFDVVEALHAEPVAPLALVLMSTHDELEFADLIEASPAVGFVPKFAFSTELIRRIVG, from the coding sequence GTGAATGACCCCTACCCCGCGCGCTGCCTGATAGTGGACGACAATCCCACGTTTTGCGCCAAGGCACGCAGCCTGCTGGAGGACGGCGGGATCGCGGTGGTCGGCACGGCGTCGAGTCTGCGCGACGCGGTGGCGCTGGTGCGGTCGGCGCGCCCGGACCTCGCGCTCGTCGATATCGACCTGGGCGCGGAGAGCGGGTTCGACGTGGTCGAGGCGCTGCACGCCGAGCCGGTCGCCCCGCTCGCGCTCGTGCTCATGTCCACCCACGACGAGCTCGAGTTCGCCGACCTGATCGAGGCGAGCCCGGCGGTGGGGTTCGTGCCGAAGTTCGCGTTCTCCACCGAGCTGATCCGCCGGATCGTCGGCTGA
- a CDS encoding histidine kinase encodes MPASRNIDRGSPWERAAAVVLRPTAPPLRWGVLTAAVLIAVEFGIVHLLKQVFPENAFGAVFLFGVLVVSAGWDVRLAVATSVASAGAYTWFHVVESSEGSTFVPAVVVFLVLALLTNLLVGQARSRALDSDQRRRQQAALRRVATLVAARADPGAVFPAVAAELADELGVEHVTLLRFHPDGTGEVLAARDDAAVGTAAEGLTVGERLPLGGTNVSTLVAETGAPALLDYAGATGPIADRLGARGIRSGIGVPITVEDRPWGSIVVGATERAAPEGLALRLADFADLVATAVYNAESRAALTRSRARVIAAADQARRTIERDLHDGAQQRIVVLGLDLRAAQATIPDDRPALRDRLDALVEAVTQLHTDLQELSRGIHPAILSRGGLGPALKTLARRSRVPVSLRVEVPGRLPEPVEVTAYYVVAEALTNTTKYARASEVLISAYLDGDDLLLSVADDGIGDARAERGSGLVGLRDRVEAVEGELTLASPAGGGTTIRARIPLTTRTG; translated from the coding sequence ATGCCCGCTAGCCGGAATATCGACCGCGGGTCGCCGTGGGAGCGGGCGGCCGCGGTCGTGCTGCGGCCGACGGCGCCGCCGCTGCGCTGGGGCGTGCTGACGGCGGCGGTGCTGATCGCGGTCGAGTTCGGGATCGTGCACCTGCTCAAGCAGGTCTTTCCGGAGAACGCGTTCGGCGCCGTCTTCCTGTTCGGGGTGCTGGTGGTCTCGGCGGGCTGGGATGTCCGCCTGGCGGTCGCGACCTCGGTGGCCAGCGCGGGCGCCTACACCTGGTTCCACGTCGTGGAGAGCAGCGAGGGCAGCACCTTCGTGCCCGCGGTCGTCGTCTTCCTCGTTCTCGCGCTGCTGACCAATTTACTGGTCGGGCAGGCGCGCTCGCGCGCGCTCGACTCCGATCAGCGCAGGCGGCAGCAGGCCGCGCTGCGCCGGGTGGCCACCCTGGTCGCGGCCCGCGCCGACCCGGGCGCGGTCTTCCCCGCGGTCGCCGCCGAGCTCGCCGACGAACTCGGCGTCGAGCACGTCACGCTGCTGCGCTTCCACCCGGACGGCACCGGCGAGGTGCTCGCCGCGCGCGACGACGCCGCGGTCGGCACGGCCGCCGAGGGGTTGACGGTCGGCGAGCGGCTGCCGCTCGGCGGGACCAATGTCTCCACCCTGGTCGCCGAGACCGGCGCGCCCGCGCTCCTCGACTACGCGGGCGCCACCGGCCCCATCGCCGACCGGCTGGGCGCCCGCGGGATCCGGAGCGGCATCGGCGTCCCGATCACCGTCGAGGATCGGCCGTGGGGCTCGATCGTCGTCGGCGCCACCGAGCGCGCCGCGCCGGAGGGGCTCGCGCTGCGCCTCGCCGACTTCGCCGACCTGGTGGCGACGGCCGTCTACAACGCCGAGTCGAGGGCCGCGCTGACCCGCTCGCGCGCCCGCGTCATCGCCGCCGCCGACCAGGCCAGACGCACCATCGAGCGCGATCTGCACGACGGCGCGCAGCAGCGCATCGTGGTGCTCGGGCTGGATCTGCGCGCGGCGCAGGCCACGATCCCCGACGACCGGCCCGCGCTGCGGGACCGGCTCGACGCCCTGGTGGAGGCGGTGACCCAGCTGCACACCGACCTGCAGGAGCTCTCCCGCGGCATCCACCCCGCGATCCTGTCCCGCGGCGGGCTCGGGCCCGCGTTGAAGACCCTCGCCCGGCGCTCCCGGGTGCCGGTGTCGCTGCGGGTGGAGGTGCCCGGCCGGCTGCCGGAGCCGGTCGAGGTGACCGCCTACTACGTCGTCGCCGAGGCGCTGACCAACACCACCAAGTACGCGCGGGCGTCGGAGGTGCTGATCTCCGCCTACCTCGACGGCGACGACCTGCTGCTCTCGGTGGCCGACGACGGCATCGGCGACGCCCGCGCCGAGCGGGGTTCGGGCCTGGTCGGCCTGCGCGACCGGGTCGAGGCCGTGGAGGGCGAGCTCACCCTGGCGAGCCCGGCGGGTGGGGGCACCACGATCCGGGCCCGGATTCCCCTCACGACACGCACCGGCTGA
- a CDS encoding alpha/beta fold hydrolase: protein MPYITTADGTEIYYTEQGTGQPVLLSHGWPLSSDAWQLELKLLADAGYRAIAHDRRGHGRSSKTGTGNDMDTYAADLAALVEALDLRDLVLIGHSTGGGEVVRYAAQHGNGRVAKLITAGAVPPLMVQTPENPEGTPIEVFDGIRAGVLNDRSQFYRDLAESFYGANRAGAQVSQGAKDDFWRQGMLVNLSAAYDCVKAFSETDQTADLQAIDVPTLIAHGGDDQIVPIAAAAEKSVKLVRNATLKVYPGAPHGIYGEYQKALDADILAFIAE from the coding sequence ATGCCGTACATCACCACCGCCGATGGCACCGAGATCTACTACACCGAGCAGGGCACCGGACAGCCCGTCCTGCTCAGCCACGGCTGGCCGCTCTCCTCCGACGCCTGGCAGCTCGAGCTCAAGCTGCTCGCCGACGCCGGCTACCGGGCCATCGCGCACGACCGCCGCGGCCACGGCCGCTCCAGCAAGACCGGCACCGGCAACGACATGGACACCTACGCCGCCGACCTCGCCGCCCTGGTCGAAGCGCTCGACCTGCGCGACCTGGTGCTGATCGGGCACTCGACCGGCGGTGGCGAGGTCGTGCGGTACGCCGCTCAGCACGGCAACGGCCGGGTCGCGAAGCTCATCACCGCGGGCGCGGTTCCCCCGCTCATGGTGCAGACCCCGGAGAACCCGGAGGGCACCCCGATCGAGGTCTTCGACGGCATCCGCGCGGGCGTGCTGAACGACCGTTCGCAGTTCTACCGGGACCTGGCCGAGTCCTTCTACGGCGCCAACCGCGCGGGCGCGCAGGTCTCGCAGGGCGCGAAGGACGACTTCTGGCGCCAGGGCATGCTGGTCAACCTCTCCGCCGCCTACGACTGCGTCAAGGCGTTCTCCGAGACCGACCAGACCGCCGACCTGCAGGCCATCGACGTGCCGACGCTGATCGCACACGGCGGCGACGACCAGATCGTGCCGATCGCCGCCGCCGCGGAGAAGTCGGTGAAGCTGGTCCGCAACGCCACGCTGAAGGTCTACCCGGGCGCGCCGCACGGCATCTACGGCGAGTACCAGAAGGCGCTCGACGCCGACATCCTCGCCTTCATCGCCGAGTGA